The Halomonas sp. KG2 genome contains a region encoding:
- a CDS encoding IS5 family transposase, protein MDQITFSEAEYQTKKRKTRREIFLERMDKLIPWKQLEKKVARYYPKGQTGRPPYPLPTMLRVHCMQLFYNLSDPAMEDALYEIESMRHFAGLKLDRLPDETTILKFRHFLERHGLGKVLFKEVNKHLEKNGLMLREGSIVDASIISAPSSTKNESGKRDPEMHQTRKGNQWYFGMKMHIGVDDTLGLIHSIDTTAANIHDIVPAGNLFHGDEQRVFGDAGYLGIQKRDEHKNRKNVSWFIAKRPGSRKKMDDRQLKAEKLKASARAKVEHPFRYIKQVFGYSKVRYRGLAKNSTRLHLLAAFTNLLIGEKYLLA, encoded by the coding sequence ATGGATCAGATCACCTTCTCCGAAGCCGAGTACCAGACCAAAAAGCGCAAGACTCGCCGCGAGATCTTTCTGGAGCGGATGGACAAACTGATTCCGTGGAAGCAGTTGGAGAAGAAGGTCGCTCGTTATTATCCCAAGGGCCAGACTGGCAGGCCACCGTATCCCCTGCCGACCATGCTGCGAGTCCACTGCATGCAGTTGTTCTATAACCTCAGCGACCCGGCCATGGAAGATGCCCTGTACGAGATTGAATCCATGCGGCACTTCGCCGGCCTGAAGTTGGATCGCTTACCGGATGAAACCACCATTCTCAAGTTCCGTCATTTCCTTGAACGCCATGGCCTCGGCAAGGTGTTGTTCAAAGAAGTGAACAAACACTTGGAGAAGAACGGTCTGATGCTGCGCGAAGGTAGCATTGTGGATGCTTCCATCATTTCTGCTCCAAGCTCCACGAAGAACGAGAGCGGCAAGCGTGACCCAGAGATGCACCAGACCCGAAAAGGCAATCAATGGTACTTCGGCATGAAGATGCACATCGGCGTCGATGACACGCTCGGCCTGATCCACAGCATCGATACCACGGCAGCCAACATCCACGACATTGTGCCCGCCGGTAACCTTTTTCATGGTGACGAGCAGCGCGTGTTCGGTGATGCTGGTTATCTTGGGATTCAAAAGCGCGATGAGCATAAAAATCGTAAAAACGTATCCTGGTTCATTGCTAAACGTCCTGGCTCTCGCAAGAAAATGGATGACCGTCAGTTGAAAGCTGAAAAGCTCAAAGCCAGTGCTCGGGCCAAAGTGGAACACCCATTCCGCTACATCAAACAGGTCTTTGGCTACAGCAAAGTCCGCTATCGCGGCCTGGCCAAAAACAGTACCCGGTTGCACTTGCTAGCAGCATTCACCAATTTACTGATCGGTGAAAAATACTTGCTGGCGTAG